The Gordonia sp. KTR9 genome contains a region encoding:
- a CDS encoding alpha/beta hydrolase family protein — MNPHGNASKPRSAHLARALAAAAALTIVVAPAALGLTATAVAEPTPGTSAPGTSTPGTSAPASEPSTADGAAPADDNAGTVDTRGPGQAPGAVYANRELSRARTVSGAASGNDFTYWSTGADGKAHLSSGVLMVPTGRAPAGGWPIVAWAHGSRGIADRCAPSTRPTAEDTEELKRWLGRGYAVVSTDYAGVGTPGTPQYYDLEATARNIVDAVRASRDIADSLSRSWAVVGEGQGAAAAITLARLAPTIQGGKLDFKGAAASSIPAQFGSLVANLGPSSAAMPSGLAADALYTLSAIRNAQSDIDLDAYLTDAGKKWMTRAAASCATEFVREVDGLAIGSLFTKPLSGNTELTALLTKATELPTRDFERPVLMTQTLQDTSVVVPLTLKYLNDARAGDTKVSARTYLTLDGAHSKRLSDTDIRGFVARILR, encoded by the coding sequence ATGAACCCCCACGGCAACGCTTCGAAACCCCGGAGTGCCCATCTCGCCCGTGCCCTCGCGGCCGCTGCGGCCCTGACGATCGTCGTGGCTCCGGCCGCGCTCGGCCTGACGGCGACGGCCGTCGCCGAACCGACCCCGGGGACATCCGCCCCTGGGACGTCGACACCGGGCACATCCGCCCCGGCCTCGGAACCGTCGACCGCGGACGGGGCCGCCCCCGCCGACGACAACGCGGGCACCGTCGACACCCGGGGTCCGGGACAGGCCCCGGGCGCGGTCTACGCCAATCGTGAACTCTCCCGGGCCCGTACGGTCAGCGGCGCCGCCTCGGGCAATGACTTCACCTACTGGAGCACCGGCGCGGACGGCAAGGCCCATCTCTCCTCCGGCGTGCTGATGGTGCCCACCGGGCGCGCCCCGGCCGGCGGCTGGCCGATCGTCGCCTGGGCGCACGGTTCGCGCGGCATCGCCGACAGATGTGCGCCGTCGACACGGCCCACCGCGGAGGACACCGAGGAGCTCAAGCGCTGGCTCGGACGTGGCTATGCCGTCGTCAGTACCGATTACGCCGGTGTCGGTACGCCCGGCACCCCGCAGTACTACGACCTCGAGGCCACCGCTCGCAACATCGTCGACGCGGTGCGCGCCTCGCGTGACATCGCCGACAGCCTGTCGCGCTCGTGGGCGGTCGTCGGCGAGGGACAGGGAGCGGCGGCCGCCATCACGCTCGCCCGGTTGGCCCCGACGATCCAGGGCGGCAAACTCGACTTCAAGGGTGCCGCGGCCAGTTCGATCCCGGCCCAATTCGGTTCGCTGGTGGCCAATCTCGGCCCGTCGTCGGCCGCGATGCCGTCCGGGCTGGCCGCCGACGCGCTGTACACGCTGAGCGCGATCCGCAACGCGCAGTCCGACATCGACCTGGACGCCTACCTGACCGACGCCGGGAAGAAGTGGATGACCAGGGCCGCCGCCTCGTGCGCGACCGAATTCGTCCGCGAGGTCGACGGTCTGGCGATCGGCTCGCTGTTCACCAAACCCCTGTCGGGGAACACCGAACTCACCGCGTTGCTCACCAAGGCGACCGAATTGCCCACCCGTGACTTCGAGCGTCCCGTCCTGATGACCCAGACACTGCAGGACACCTCCGTCGTCGTGCCGCTCACCCTCAAGTACCTCAACGACGCCCGGGCCGGTGACACCAAGGTGTCGGCACGCACGTACCTGACACTCGACGGCGCGCACTCGAAGCGTCTCTCCGACACCGACATCCGTGGGTTCGTCGCCCGAATCCTGCGGTGA
- a CDS encoding HNH endonuclease, translating to MAGITRVERERRDALYEQGLKQCNTCADPLPLDQFAPRADGYRGLNGTCRGCKNDQVADYQRRNPEKVAARVRRWNATNRARSHEIAKRYRDSHSLAERVRKGHVRAVARDGDADRIHPEKLLAHWDIEGIDPARCYYTGLPLGDNWHLDHMTPLSRGGLHRVDNLVPCCASVNMSKGKRTADEYLADLAEGAS from the coding sequence ATGGCGGGCATCACCCGCGTCGAACGCGAGCGCCGTGACGCGCTCTACGAACAAGGATTGAAGCAGTGCAACACCTGCGCCGACCCGCTGCCGTTGGATCAATTCGCCCCGCGAGCTGACGGATACCGAGGTCTCAACGGCACGTGTCGCGGCTGTAAGAACGACCAGGTCGCGGACTACCAGCGCCGCAACCCCGAGAAGGTCGCGGCGCGCGTTCGCCGATGGAACGCAACTAACCGCGCTCGCTCACACGAGATCGCCAAGCGGTATCGGGACTCGCACTCGCTTGCCGAACGAGTACGCAAAGGTCATGTCCGTGCTGTCGCCCGGGACGGGGATGCTGATCGCATTCACCCGGAGAAGCTGTTGGCCCACTGGGACATCGAAGGGATAGACCCCGCCCGGTGCTACTACACCGGGTTGCCACTAGGAGACAACTGGCACCTGGACCACATGACGCCGCTCTCACGCGGAGGGCTGCACCGCGTCGACAACCTGGTTCCCTGCTGCGCCAGCGTGAACATGTCCAAGGGCAAGCGGACAGCCGATGAGTACCTTGCTGATCTTGCTGAGGGGGCGTCGTGA
- a CDS encoding recombinase family protein — MTSPHKLRALVGARVSVVQGPQKVSHLAQLETATKWAEAKGYEIIGAFEDLGVSAEKRPEDRPDLGPWLSEEEATKWDVIVWSKMDRAFRSTRHCVDFARWAEERHKVVAFADDGLTLDYRPGVDKGIDSMMAELFVYLGSFFAQLELNRFKTRAQDSHRALRQMDRWASGVPPLGFKVIDHPSGKGRGLDTDETGKALLRSMASRLLDGWSFIRIAAWLNAPYADPRCDPDHIPSCECRDSAALTNMDRTRIAKGKPAKSRPWTVNTVIDGLTSPRTQGFKMTGRGKQAMVVLDAEGEPIRLAPPTFDADTWKQVQDAAQLRRNNRRTPSGSTNPMLGIGYCGCQGCKACGDGPCGASLAQQRTRKTRADGSVYEGRFYRCGRTPLNCNGVMAKADDVDFQLAHEYTYHLGHEPATRRVFVQGEDHSAELDQVNATIERLRMESDAGLLTTPEDETQWLARMKAQVAKRDQLASVPVRAAGWVSEETGQTKREAWLAADEPGRRQLHIDAGLRYVLRRKPERSGIDRIED; from the coding sequence ATGACCAGCCCCCACAAACTCCGCGCCCTTGTCGGCGCTCGCGTGTCCGTAGTCCAAGGTCCACAAAAGGTGTCCCACCTGGCGCAATTGGAGACCGCGACCAAGTGGGCCGAGGCCAAAGGCTACGAGATCATTGGAGCGTTCGAGGACCTTGGGGTGTCCGCTGAGAAGCGTCCCGAGGACCGTCCAGACCTCGGACCTTGGCTGTCCGAGGAGGAAGCGACTAAGTGGGACGTCATCGTCTGGTCAAAGATGGACCGCGCATTTAGGTCCACTCGCCATTGTGTCGACTTCGCCCGGTGGGCCGAGGAGCGACACAAGGTCGTCGCCTTCGCCGACGACGGCCTCACTCTCGACTACCGGCCCGGTGTCGATAAGGGCATCGACTCGATGATGGCCGAGTTGTTCGTCTATCTCGGTTCGTTCTTCGCTCAGCTCGAACTCAACCGATTCAAGACCCGAGCCCAAGACTCACACCGCGCGTTGCGCCAGATGGATAGGTGGGCATCTGGGGTGCCCCCGCTGGGGTTTAAGGTCATCGACCACCCGAGCGGCAAGGGTCGGGGCCTCGACACCGACGAGACCGGCAAGGCTCTACTTAGGTCGATGGCCAGCCGACTCCTTGACGGCTGGTCGTTCATCCGGATTGCGGCATGGCTCAACGCGCCGTACGCGGATCCCCGGTGCGATCCCGACCATATCCCCAGTTGCGAGTGCCGGGACTCTGCGGCGCTGACGAACATGGACCGGACCAGGATTGCGAAAGGCAAGCCCGCGAAGTCGCGACCTTGGACCGTGAACACGGTGATCGACGGACTGACCTCGCCGCGTACTCAGGGATTCAAGATGACCGGGCGCGGCAAGCAGGCGATGGTTGTACTCGACGCTGAGGGCGAGCCGATCCGGCTCGCTCCCCCGACTTTCGACGCGGATACATGGAAACAGGTCCAGGACGCCGCGCAGCTCCGAAGGAACAACCGCAGGACTCCGAGTGGATCGACCAACCCCATGCTGGGGATTGGCTACTGCGGGTGCCAAGGGTGCAAAGCGTGTGGAGACGGACCATGCGGGGCCTCGTTGGCCCAGCAGCGCACCCGGAAGACGCGAGCCGATGGCTCGGTCTACGAGGGCCGGTTCTACCGGTGCGGACGCACACCGCTCAACTGCAACGGAGTGATGGCCAAGGCTGATGACGTGGACTTTCAGCTAGCGCATGAGTACACCTATCACCTTGGACACGAGCCAGCCACTAGGCGTGTGTTCGTCCAGGGCGAGGACCACTCAGCGGAGTTAGACCAGGTCAACGCAACTATCGAACGGTTGCGGATGGAGTCAGACGCCGGCCTTTTGACGACGCCGGAGGATGAGACCCAGTGGCTCGCCCGGATGAAAGCCCAAGTAGCCAAACGCGATCAGCTCGCGTCGGTCCCGGTTCGTGCAGCGGGTTGGGTCAGCGAGGAGACCGGCCAGACGAAGCGCGAAGCGTGGCTAGCTGCCGACGAACCCGGAAGGCGACAGCTCCACATTGACGCTGGCTTGCGGTATGTACTCCGTCGCAAACCTGAGCGGAGCGGCATTGACAGGATCGAAGACTGA
- a CDS encoding lysoplasmalogenase: MNRAFRIAYAAAAATATITGSAGGRRSAEITKPLPIVLLAARVAAGARRRPVADTVALAAVLGFSAVGDRLMLREEFEHDDPVAKDRFLRRGAASFAGAQLSYTAAMWRAGARPSVRTVAPRVSILAESATVLARHRPALLPVLGTYGNTLATMSALASDVPAPQPRMRAGGWLFLLSDLAIINRRHLVGDPRLRVAGEAWVLASYFTAQYLLVGGLADR, from the coding sequence GTGAATCGAGCATTCCGGATCGCCTATGCGGCCGCCGCCGCGACAGCGACGATCACCGGGTCCGCCGGTGGCCGGCGCAGCGCCGAGATCACCAAGCCGCTGCCGATCGTGCTGCTCGCGGCACGGGTGGCCGCAGGTGCTCGACGTCGCCCGGTGGCCGACACCGTCGCACTGGCGGCCGTACTCGGGTTCTCGGCCGTCGGCGACCGACTGATGCTGCGGGAGGAGTTCGAACACGACGACCCGGTGGCGAAGGATCGATTCCTCCGCAGGGGCGCAGCCTCTTTCGCGGGTGCGCAACTGAGCTACACGGCCGCGATGTGGCGCGCCGGCGCACGACCGTCGGTCCGTACCGTCGCACCGCGGGTGAGCATCCTCGCCGAATCGGCGACGGTGCTGGCCCGCCACCGTCCGGCACTCCTGCCGGTGCTGGGTACGTACGGCAACACGCTCGCGACGATGTCGGCGCTGGCGTCGGATGTACCCGCACCGCAACCGCGGATGCGTGCCGGCGGATGGTTGTTCCTGCTCTCCGATCTCGCGATCATCAACCGACGGCACTTGGTCGGCGATCCGCGACTCCGGGTGGCCGGCGAGGCCTGGGTGCTCGCGAGTTATTTCACCGCGCAGTACCTCTTGGTCGGCGGACTCGCCGACCGGTAG
- a CDS encoding Gp19/Gp15/Gp42 family protein: MAYATAEDVTTLWAKDPEPETITLINRRLAQVERMIVRRIPDLAGRIADGRIDLADVVDIEADAVLRLVRNPEGYFSETDGNYAYMLRADLSSSGKLEITDDEWETLGVNSHSRVAVLVPKLTPPRARVPFSAGG; encoded by the coding sequence GTGGCCTATGCAACCGCCGAAGACGTCACCACGCTCTGGGCGAAAGACCCTGAGCCGGAGACCATCACCCTGATCAACCGTCGACTCGCTCAGGTCGAGCGGATGATCGTGCGTCGGATTCCCGACTTGGCCGGCCGAATCGCAGACGGCCGTATCGACCTGGCCGACGTCGTCGACATCGAAGCCGATGCGGTGCTGCGACTGGTCCGCAACCCAGAGGGGTACTTCTCGGAGACCGATGGCAACTACGCGTACATGCTGCGCGCTGACCTGTCCTCGAGCGGCAAGCTCGAGATCACTGACGACGAGTGGGAAACCCTGGGCGTGAACTCGCACTCACGGGTAGCCGTGCTCGTCCCGAAGCTGACCCCACCCCGTGCCCGGGTGCCGTTCTCGGCGGGCGGCTGA